One region of Pseudomonas glycinae genomic DNA includes:
- a CDS encoding MFS transporter, whose protein sequence is MQSSKPTHVRYLILLMLFLVTTINYADRATIAIAGSSLQKDLGIDAVTLGYIFSAFGWAYVAGQIPGGWLLDRFGSKKVYALSIFTWSLFTVLQGFVGEFGMSTAIVALFMLRFLVGLAEAPSFPGNARIVAAWFPTAERGTASAIFNSAQYFATVLFAPLMGWIVFSFGWEHVFIVMGLLGIVFSLVWLKVIHSPRQHPMANEAEVKFIADNGGMVDMDQKQGKKADGPKWDYIRQLLTNRMMLGVYLGQYCINGITYFFLTWFPVYLVQERGMTILKAGFIASLPAICGFIGGVLGGVISDYLLRKGHSLTFARKAPIIAGLLVSSSIVACNYVDVEWMVVGFMALAFFGKGVGALGWAVVSDTSPKQIAGLSGGLFNTFGNIASITTPIVIGYIISSTGSFKWALVFVGANALVAVFSYLVIVGPIKRVVLKEPPTNGGSEATGKLSQAHS, encoded by the coding sequence ATGCAATCGTCCAAGCCGACTCACGTCCGCTATTTGATCCTGCTCATGCTGTTTCTGGTGACCACGATCAACTACGCCGACCGCGCCACCATCGCGATCGCCGGTTCCAGCTTGCAAAAAGACCTCGGCATCGACGCGGTCACCCTCGGCTACATCTTCTCTGCTTTCGGTTGGGCCTACGTGGCCGGGCAAATTCCCGGCGGCTGGCTGCTCGATCGCTTCGGCTCGAAAAAAGTCTATGCCCTGAGCATCTTCACCTGGTCGCTGTTCACCGTACTGCAAGGCTTCGTCGGTGAGTTCGGCATGTCCACGGCCATCGTCGCGCTGTTCATGCTGCGCTTCCTGGTCGGTCTGGCCGAGGCGCCATCGTTCCCCGGTAACGCACGCATCGTCGCGGCCTGGTTCCCGACCGCCGAACGCGGCACCGCTTCGGCGATCTTCAACTCGGCGCAATACTTTGCCACCGTTTTGTTCGCGCCGCTGATGGGCTGGATCGTGTTCTCCTTTGGCTGGGAGCACGTGTTCATCGTCATGGGCCTGCTCGGTATCGTGTTCTCGCTGGTCTGGCTGAAGGTTATCCACAGCCCGCGCCAACACCCGATGGCCAACGAAGCGGAAGTGAAGTTCATCGCCGACAACGGCGGCATGGTCGACATGGACCAGAAACAAGGCAAAAAGGCTGACGGCCCGAAATGGGATTACATCCGCCAGCTGCTGACCAATCGCATGATGCTCGGCGTTTACCTGGGCCAGTACTGCATCAACGGCATCACCTATTTCTTCCTGACCTGGTTCCCGGTGTACCTGGTGCAGGAACGCGGCATGACCATCCTCAAGGCTGGTTTCATCGCCTCGTTGCCGGCGATCTGCGGCTTTATCGGCGGCGTCCTCGGCGGGGTGATTTCCGATTACCTGCTGCGCAAGGGCCATTCGCTGACCTTTGCCCGCAAGGCGCCGATCATCGCCGGTCTGCTGGTTTCGAGCAGCATCGTGGCCTGCAACTATGTGGACGTTGAATGGATGGTGGTCGGCTTCATGGCCCTGGCCTTCTTCGGCAAAGGCGTGGGTGCACTGGGCTGGGCGGTGGTCTCCGACACCTCGCCAAAACAGATCGCCGGTCTGAGCGGTGGCCTGTTCAACACCTTCGGCAACATCGCCTCGATCACCACTCCGATCGTCATCGGCTACATCATCAGTTCAACCGGTTCGTTCAAATGGGCACTGGTGTTCGTCGGCGCCAACGCACTCGTGGCGGTGTTCAGCTACCTGGTGATCGTCGGCCCGATCAAACGTGTGGTACTTAAAGAGCCGCCAACCAATGGCGGTTCCGAAGCCACCGGCAAATTGTCTCAAGCGCATTCCTGA
- the kdgD gene encoding 5-dehydro-4-deoxyglucarate dehydratase gives MNPQELKSILSAGLLSFPVTDFNAQGDFNRAGYIKRLEWLAPYGASALFAAGGTGEFFSLAASEYSEIIKTAVDTCASSVPILAGVGGSTRQAIEYAQEAERLGAKGLLLLPHYLTEASQDGVAAHVEAVCKSVNIGVVVYNRNVCRLTAPLLERLAERCPNLIGYKDGLGDIELMVSIRRRLGDRFSYLGGLPTAEVYAAAYKALGVPVYSSAVFNFIPKTAMDFYHAIAREDHATVGKIIDDFFLPYLDIRNRKAGYAVSIVKAGAKIAGYDAGPVRAPLTDLTGEEYEMLAALIDKQGAQ, from the coding sequence ATGAATCCACAAGAACTGAAGTCCATCCTCTCCGCCGGCCTGCTGTCGTTCCCGGTGACCGATTTCAATGCCCAGGGCGATTTCAACCGCGCTGGCTACATCAAACGCCTGGAATGGCTGGCCCCGTACGGTGCTTCAGCCCTGTTCGCCGCCGGTGGCACCGGTGAATTCTTCTCCCTGGCTGCCAGCGAATATTCGGAAATCATCAAGACTGCCGTCGACACCTGCGCCAGCAGCGTGCCGATCCTCGCCGGTGTCGGTGGTTCGACCCGTCAGGCCATCGAATACGCTCAGGAAGCCGAGCGTCTGGGCGCCAAAGGTCTGTTGCTGCTGCCGCACTACCTGACCGAAGCCAGCCAGGACGGCGTTGCCGCCCACGTTGAGGCGGTGTGCAAGTCGGTCAACATTGGTGTGGTGGTGTACAACCGCAACGTCTGCCGTCTGACCGCGCCGCTGCTGGAGCGTCTGGCCGAGCGCTGCCCGAACCTGATCGGTTACAAGGACGGTCTGGGCGATATCGAACTGATGGTGTCGATCCGTCGTCGCCTCGGCGATCGCTTCAGCTACCTCGGCGGTCTGCCGACCGCCGAAGTCTATGCCGCTGCCTACAAGGCCCTGGGCGTGCCGGTCTACTCGTCGGCGGTGTTCAACTTCATCCCGAAAACCGCGATGGACTTCTACCACGCGATTGCCCGCGAAGATCACGCCACCGTCGGCAAGATCATCGACGACTTCTTCCTGCCGTACCTCGACATCCGCAACCGCAAGGCCGGTTACGCCGTGAGCATCGTCAAGGCTGGCGCCAAGATCGCCGGTTATGACGCAGGCCCGGTGCGGGCGCCACTGACCGACTTGACCGGCGAAGAGTACGAAATGCTCGCTGCGCTGATCGACAAGCAAGGTGCTCAGTAA
- a CDS encoding carboxymuconolactone decarboxylase family protein: MTESKKSGVEVRRQVMGDAFVDRALGNATEFTQPLQDFVNEHAWGGVWNREGLPLKTRSLITLAALTALKCPQELKGHVRGALNNGCTVDEIREALLHCAVYAGVPAAIDAFRAAQEVIDSYQKPE, translated from the coding sequence ATGACCGAATCGAAGAAATCCGGGGTTGAAGTCCGCCGTCAGGTAATGGGCGACGCGTTTGTCGACCGCGCGCTGGGCAATGCCACCGAATTCACTCAACCCTTGCAGGATTTCGTCAACGAACACGCCTGGGGCGGCGTGTGGAATCGAGAAGGTCTGCCGCTGAAAACCCGCAGCCTGATCACCCTCGCCGCGCTGACTGCGTTGAAGTGTCCGCAAGAGTTGAAGGGCCACGTGCGCGGTGCGCTGAACAATGGCTGCACGGTTGATGAGATCCGTGAAGCGCTGCTGCATTGCGCGGTGTACGCCGGCGTACCGGCGGCGATCGATGCGTTCCGCGCGGCGCAGGAAGTGATCGACAGTTACCAGAAGCCCGAGTAA
- a CDS encoding FadR/GntR family transcriptional regulator — MENPIDTPRLPRKRRSLAQELVTVLTEQIRDGLLKRGDKLPTESAIMDAHGVSRTVVREAISRLQAAGQVETRHGIGTFVLDTPSPSGFRIDPATVVTLRDVLAILELRISLEVESAGLAAQRRSTEQLAAMRAALDALNDSVAHASDAVASDFQFHLQIALSTGNRYFTDIMTHLGTSIIPRTRLNSARLAHDDQKHYMSRLSREHEEIYDAIARQDSDAARAAMRLHLTNSRERLRQAHEEAQAQG, encoded by the coding sequence ATGGAAAACCCGATCGACACCCCGCGACTCCCTCGCAAGCGCCGCAGCCTGGCTCAGGAACTGGTGACGGTGCTGACCGAGCAGATCCGCGACGGTCTGCTCAAGCGCGGCGACAAGTTGCCAACCGAGTCGGCGATCATGGACGCCCACGGCGTCAGCCGCACCGTGGTGCGCGAGGCGATTTCCCGTTTGCAGGCGGCGGGGCAGGTGGAAACCCGTCATGGCATCGGCACCTTCGTGCTCGACACCCCGAGCCCGAGCGGTTTCCGGATCGACCCGGCCACCGTGGTCACCCTGCGTGACGTGCTGGCCATTCTCGAACTGCGTATCAGCCTCGAAGTCGAATCCGCCGGCCTTGCCGCGCAGCGCCGCAGCACCGAGCAACTTGCTGCAATGCGCGCGGCCCTTGATGCGCTGAATGACAGCGTGGCCCACGCCAGCGATGCCGTGGCGTCGGACTTCCAGTTCCACCTGCAAATCGCGCTGTCCACCGGCAACCGCTATTTCACCGACATCATGACCCACCTGGGCACCAGCATCATTCCGCGCACGCGGCTGAACTCGGCGCGCCTGGCCCATGACGATCAGAAGCACTACATGAGTCGCCTGAGCCGCGAGCACGAGGAAATCTACGACGCCATCGCCCGTCAGGATTCCGATGCCGCCCGTGCGGCCATGCGCCTGCACCTGACCAACAGCCGCGAACGGCTGCGTCAGGCGCATGAAGAGGCGCAGGCGCAGGGGTGA
- a CDS encoding aldehyde dehydrogenase family protein, with translation MTKRYDNYINGEWVAGNDYSANINPSELSDTIGDYAKADLAQVNAAIDAARAAFPAWSTSGIQARHDSLDKVGTEILARREELGTLLAREEGKTLPEAIGEVTRAGNIFKFFAGECLRLSGDYVPSVRPGVNVEVTREALGVVGLITPWNFPIAIPSWKIAPALAYGNCVVLKPADLVPGCAWALAEIISRAGFPAGVFNLVMGSGRVVGEALVNSPKVDGISFTGSVGVGRQIAVNCVSRQAKVQLEMGGKNPQIILDDADLKQAVELSVQSAFYSTGQRCTASSRLIVTAGIHDKFVEAMAERMKSIKVGHALKAGTDIGPVVSQAQLEQDMKYIDIGQSEGARLVSGGGLVTCDTEGYFLAPTLFADSEASMRISREEIFGPVANIVRVADYEAALAMANDTEFGLSAGIATTSLKYANHFKRHSQAGMVMVNLPTAGVDYHVPFGGRKGSSYGSREQGRYAQEFYTVVKTSYIGS, from the coding sequence GTGACCAAGCGCTATGACAACTACATCAACGGTGAATGGGTCGCCGGCAACGATTACTCGGCGAACATCAACCCGTCCGAGCTGAGCGACACCATCGGCGATTACGCCAAGGCTGACCTGGCTCAAGTCAATGCCGCCATCGACGCCGCTCGCGCTGCATTCCCGGCGTGGTCGACTTCGGGCATTCAGGCCCGCCACGATTCGCTGGACAAAGTCGGCACTGAAATCCTCGCCCGCCGCGAAGAACTCGGCACCCTGCTGGCCCGGGAAGAGGGCAAGACCCTGCCGGAAGCCATCGGCGAAGTGACCCGCGCCGGCAACATCTTCAAGTTCTTTGCCGGCGAGTGCCTGCGCCTGTCCGGCGACTACGTGCCGTCGGTGCGTCCGGGCGTCAACGTCGAAGTCACCCGCGAAGCCCTGGGTGTGGTCGGCCTGATCACCCCTTGGAACTTCCCGATTGCCATCCCGTCGTGGAAAATCGCCCCGGCCCTGGCCTACGGCAACTGCGTGGTGTTGAAACCGGCGGATCTGGTGCCGGGTTGCGCCTGGGCGCTGGCCGAAATCATCTCCCGCGCAGGCTTCCCGGCCGGCGTGTTCAACCTGGTGATGGGCAGCGGTCGTGTGGTTGGCGAAGCTTTGGTCAACAGCCCGAAAGTCGACGGCATCAGCTTCACCGGCTCCGTCGGCGTGGGTCGGCAGATCGCGGTCAACTGCGTGTCGCGCCAAGCCAAGGTTCAGCTGGAAATGGGCGGCAAGAACCCGCAGATCATTCTCGACGACGCCGACCTCAAGCAAGCGGTCGAGCTGTCGGTGCAGAGCGCGTTCTACTCCACCGGCCAGCGTTGCACGGCATCGAGCCGCTTGATCGTGACCGCCGGGATTCACGACAAGTTCGTCGAAGCCATGGCCGAGCGCATGAAGTCGATCAAGGTCGGCCACGCGCTGAAAGCCGGCACCGACATCGGTCCGGTGGTTTCGCAAGCACAGCTTGAGCAGGACATGAAGTACATCGACATCGGTCAGTCCGAAGGTGCGCGTCTGGTCAGCGGCGGTGGTCTGGTGACGTGTGACACCGAGGGCTACTTCCTCGCGCCGACCCTGTTTGCCGACAGCGAAGCCTCGATGCGCATCAGCCGCGAAGAGATTTTCGGCCCGGTGGCCAACATCGTCCGCGTGGCCGATTACGAGGCTGCGCTGGCCATGGCCAACGACACCGAATTCGGTCTGTCGGCGGGCATCGCCACCACGTCGCTGAAGTATGCCAACCACTTCAAGCGTCATTCCCAGGCCGGGATGGTGATGGTCAACCTGCCGACCGCCGGTGTCGATTACCACGTTCCGTTCGGTGGCCGTAAGGGTTCATCCTATGGCTCACGTGAGCAAGGCCGCTATGCGCAAGAGTTCTACACGGTCGTGAAGACCAGCTACATCGGTTCGTAA
- the garD gene encoding galactarate dehydratase, whose product MQLIEHSDSPRYIRLHERDNVVVVVNDQGVPAGTAFADGLVTVDFVPQSHKVSLVDIPEGGTVIRYGQIIGYALQPIPRGSWVKEDQLRMPTAPPLDSLPLSTEVPATQAPLEGFTFEGYRNADGTVGTRNILGITTTVQCVTGVLDHAVKRIKDELLPKYPNVDDVVALTHSYGCGVAITATDAYIPIRTVRNLARNPNLGGEALVISLGCEKLQAGQVMHEDDASVDLSEPWLYRLQDSSHGFTEMIEQIMELAEVRLKKLDQRRRETVPASELILGMQCGGSDAFSGITANPALGYASDLLLRAGATVMFSEVTEVRDAIYLLTSRAQTKTVAEELVREMDWYDRYLAKGEADRSANTTPGNKKGGLSNIVEKSLGSIVKSGNSAISGVLGPGERFKQKGLIFCATPASDFVCGTLQLAAGMNLHVFTTGRGTPYGLAMAPVVKVSTRTELAQRWPDLIDIDAGRIATGRATIEELGWELFHYYLDVASGKQQTWAEKHKLHNDITLFNPAPIT is encoded by the coding sequence ATGCAGTTGATTGAACATTCCGACTCGCCGCGCTACATCCGCCTGCACGAGCGGGACAACGTAGTGGTAGTGGTCAACGACCAGGGCGTGCCGGCCGGCACCGCATTTGCCGATGGCCTGGTGACGGTGGATTTTGTGCCGCAGAGTCACAAGGTCAGCCTCGTGGATATCCCCGAGGGCGGCACAGTGATCCGCTACGGCCAGATCATTGGCTATGCGTTGCAGCCGATTCCCCGTGGCAGTTGGGTCAAGGAAGATCAACTGCGCATGCCAACCGCGCCACCGCTGGACAGCCTGCCGCTGTCCACCGAAGTGCCGGCCACCCAGGCGCCGCTGGAAGGCTTCACGTTCGAGGGTTATCGCAACGCCGACGGCACCGTCGGCACGCGCAACATTCTCGGGATCACCACCACCGTGCAGTGCGTCACCGGGGTGCTGGATCACGCGGTGAAGCGGATCAAGGACGAACTGCTGCCCAAGTACCCGAACGTCGATGACGTGGTGGCGCTGACCCACAGTTACGGTTGTGGCGTGGCTATCACCGCCACCGACGCCTACATTCCGATCCGTACCGTACGCAATCTGGCGCGCAACCCGAACCTCGGTGGCGAGGCGTTGGTGATCAGCCTGGGCTGCGAGAAATTGCAGGCCGGGCAGGTGATGCACGAGGACGATGCCTCGGTGGATCTGAGCGAGCCGTGGCTGTATCGCTTGCAGGATTCCAGTCACGGTTTCACCGAGATGATCGAGCAGATCATGGAGCTGGCCGAAGTCCGTTTGAAGAAGCTCGACCAGCGCCGCCGGGAAACCGTGCCGGCGTCCGAGCTGATCCTCGGCATGCAGTGCGGCGGCAGCGATGCGTTTTCCGGCATCACCGCCAACCCCGCGCTGGGTTACGCCTCGGACTTGCTGCTGCGGGCAGGGGCGACGGTGATGTTTTCCGAAGTCACCGAAGTGCGTGATGCGATTTACCTGCTGACCTCACGGGCCCAGACCAAAACCGTTGCCGAGGAACTGGTGCGCGAGATGGACTGGTACGACCGTTACCTGGCCAAGGGTGAAGCGGATCGCAGCGCCAACACCACGCCGGGCAACAAGAAGGGCGGGTTGTCGAACATCGTCGAGAAGTCATTGGGCTCGATCGTGAAGTCCGGCAACAGTGCGATCAGTGGCGTGCTCGGCCCTGGGGAGCGTTTCAAGCAGAAGGGCTTGATTTTCTGTGCGACGCCAGCCAGTGACTTTGTCTGCGGCACCTTGCAACTGGCGGCGGGGATGAACCTGCATGTGTTCACCACCGGGCGTGGCACGCCTTATGGTCTGGCCATGGCGCCGGTGGTGAAGGTTTCGACCCGTACCGAACTGGCGCAACGCTGGCCGGATCTGATCGACATCGATGCCGGGCGGATTGCCACCGGGCGCGCAACCATCGAGGAGTTGGGCTGGGAGTTGTTCCACTACTACCTGGATGTGGCGAGCGGCAAGCAACAGACGTGGGCGGAGAAGCACAAGCTGCATAACGACATTACGTTGTTCAATCCGGCGCCTATCACCTGA
- a CDS encoding septal ring lytic transglycosylase RlpA family protein, protein MKRLLGACALLSLLAGCASTDVIDPHGYDQTGVASYYGAKHHGKRTASGEAFNQNSLSAAHRQLPFGTRVKVTNLKNDESVVVRINDRGPHTRGRLIDVSRAAAEQLGMLRSGTARVRVQALDD, encoded by the coding sequence ATGAAACGTCTGCTCGGCGCCTGCGCCCTGCTCTCCTTGCTGGCCGGTTGCGCCAGCACCGATGTCATCGACCCGCACGGTTACGACCAGACCGGTGTCGCCTCCTATTACGGTGCCAAGCACCACGGTAAACGCACCGCCAGCGGCGAAGCGTTCAACCAGAATTCCCTGTCCGCCGCCCACCGCCAGTTGCCGTTCGGCACCCGGGTGAAGGTCACCAACCTGAAAAACGATGAATCCGTCGTGGTCCGCATCAACGACCGCGGCCCGCACACTCGTGGTCGCCTGATCGATGTTTCACGTGCGGCGGCCGAACAGCTCGGTATGCTGCGCAGTGGAACCGCCCGCGTTCGGGTCCAGGCCCTCGACGACTGA
- a CDS encoding AEC family transporter, producing MLAIFLETLNITAPVFAMLFLGVLLKRIDWINDNFIHTASSLVFNVTMPALLFLGILHADLHAALQPALLIYFALATLVSFAVAWGWAIFRCPREDRGIYTQGAFRGNNGVIGLALAASMYGDYGISLGAILAALVILFYNTLSTIVLAVYSPVIKSDPWSICKSVVSNPLIISVIAAAPFAYFKIGLPGWLETSGQYLAQTTLPLALICIGGTLSLAALRKSGKMALSSSLVKMVGLPVIATLGAWLWGFRGAELGILFLYFGSPTAAASFVMARAAQGNHELAAAIIVLTTLMAAITTNIGIFFLQWGGWI from the coding sequence ATGCTGGCAATCTTCCTCGAAACCCTGAACATCACCGCGCCGGTGTTTGCCATGCTTTTTCTCGGTGTGCTGCTCAAACGCATCGACTGGATCAACGACAACTTCATCCACACAGCCTCGTCGCTGGTGTTCAACGTCACCATGCCGGCGCTGCTGTTTCTCGGCATCCTGCACGCCGACCTGCACGCGGCACTGCAACCGGCGCTGCTGATCTATTTCGCTCTCGCGACGCTGGTCAGTTTTGCCGTGGCCTGGGGCTGGGCGATTTTCCGCTGCCCGCGTGAAGACCGGGGTATCTACACCCAAGGCGCGTTTCGCGGCAACAACGGGGTGATCGGCCTGGCGCTGGCGGCGAGCATGTACGGCGACTACGGGATTTCCCTCGGGGCGATTCTCGCAGCGCTGGTGATCCTGTTCTACAACACCCTGTCGACCATTGTGCTGGCGGTCTACAGCCCGGTGATCAAATCCGATCCGTGGAGCATCTGCAAAAGCGTGGTCAGCAATCCGTTGATCATCAGCGTGATCGCGGCGGCGCCGTTCGCTTATTTCAAGATCGGTCTGCCGGGCTGGCTGGAAACCTCCGGCCAGTACCTGGCGCAAACCACGCTGCCGCTGGCATTGATCTGCATTGGCGGCACGCTGTCGCTGGCGGCGCTGCGCAAGAGCGGCAAGATGGCGCTCAGTTCGAGTCTGGTGAAGATGGTCGGCCTGCCGGTGATCGCCACGCTGGGTGCATGGCTGTGGGGTTTTCGCGGGGCAGAGCTGGGGATTCTGTTTCTGTACTTCGGCAGCCCGACCGCCGCCGCCAGTTTCGTCATGGCCCGTGCGGCACAGGGCAACCATGAACTGGCAGCGGCGATCATCGTGCTGACCACGTTGATGGCGGCGATCACCACCAATATCGGGATCTTCTTCCTGCAGTGGGGCGGGTGGATCTGA
- the gatB gene encoding Asp-tRNA(Asn)/Glu-tRNA(Gln) amidotransferase subunit GatB produces the protein MQWEVVIGLEIHTQLTTRSKIFSGSSTQFGSEPNTQASLIDLGMPGVLPVLNQEAVRMAVMFGLAIDAEIGQHNVFARKNYFYPDLPKGYQISQMELPIVGKGHLDIALEDGTVKRVGITRAHLEEDAGKSLHEEFSGATGIDLNRAGTPLLEIVSEPDMRSAKEAVAYVKAIHALVRYLGICDGNMAEGSLRCDCNVSVRPKGQVEFGTRCEIKNVNSFRFIEKAINSEIQRQIDLIEDGGKVIQQTRLYDPNKDETRPMRSKEEANDYRYFPDPDLLPVVIEDSFLNDVRATLPELPPQKRERFQSAFGLSAYDANVLATSREQADYFEKVAAIGGDAKLAANWVMVELGSLLNKQNLDIEDSPVSAEQLGGMLLRIKDNTISGKIAKVVFEAMANGEGSADEIIEKRGLKQVTDSGAISAVLDEMLAANAEQVEQYRAADEAKRGKMFGFFVGQAMKASKGKANPQQVNELLKSKLEG, from the coding sequence ATGCAATGGGAAGTCGTGATCGGGCTGGAGATTCACACCCAGCTCACCACCCGGTCGAAAATCTTTTCCGGTAGTTCCACCCAGTTCGGTTCCGAGCCGAACACCCAGGCCAGCCTGATCGACCTGGGCATGCCCGGCGTGCTGCCGGTGCTCAACCAGGAAGCGGTGCGCATGGCTGTGATGTTCGGTCTGGCGATTGACGCCGAGATCGGTCAGCACAACGTGTTCGCCCGTAAAAACTATTTCTACCCGGACCTGCCGAAGGGCTACCAGATCAGCCAGATGGAATTGCCGATCGTCGGCAAGGGCCACCTGGACATCGCCCTGGAAGACGGCACGGTCAAACGCGTCGGCATTACTCGCGCGCACCTGGAAGAAGACGCCGGCAAGAGCCTGCACGAAGAATTCAGCGGTGCCACCGGCATCGACCTGAACCGTGCCGGCACACCGCTGCTGGAAATCGTTTCCGAGCCTGACATGCGCAGCGCCAAGGAAGCCGTGGCCTACGTCAAGGCGATCCACGCGCTGGTACGTTACCTGGGCATCTGCGATGGCAACATGGCCGAAGGCTCGCTGCGTTGTGACTGCAACGTGTCGGTACGTCCGAAAGGTCAGGTCGAGTTCGGCACCCGCTGCGAGATCAAGAACGTCAACTCGTTCCGCTTCATCGAGAAGGCGATCAACTCCGAGATCCAGCGTCAGATCGACCTGATCGAAGACGGCGGCAAAGTGATCCAGCAGACCCGTCTGTACGATCCGAACAAGGACGAGACCCGTCCGATGCGCAGCAAAGAGGAAGCCAACGACTACCGTTACTTCCCCGATCCGGACCTGCTGCCGGTGGTCATCGAGGACTCGTTCCTCAACGACGTGCGCGCCACCCTGCCGGAGCTGCCACCGCAAAAACGCGAGCGCTTCCAGAGTGCGTTCGGTCTGTCGGCCTACGACGCCAATGTGCTGGCCACCAGCCGTGAGCAGGCGGACTATTTCGAGAAAGTCGCAGCGATCGGCGGCGACGCCAAACTGGCGGCGAACTGGGTGATGGTCGAGTTGGGCAGCCTGCTCAACAAGCAGAACCTGGACATCGAGGATTCACCGGTTTCGGCCGAGCAACTGGGCGGCATGCTGCTGCGCATCAAGGACAACACCATCTCCGGCAAGATCGCCAAGGTGGTGTTCGAAGCGATGGCCAACGGCGAAGGCAGCGCGGACGAGATCATCGAAAAGCGCGGCCTGAAGCAGGTTACCGACAGCGGCGCGATCTCGGCGGTGCTGGACGAAATGCTCGCGGCCAACGCCGAGCAGGTCGAGCAATACCGCGCGGCAGACGAAGCCAAGCGCGGCAAGATGTTCGGCTTCTTCGTCGGCCAGGCCATGAAAGCCTCCAAAGGCAAGGCCAACCCGCAGCAAGTGAACGAACTGCTGAAAAGCAAGCTCGAAGGCTGA
- a CDS encoding calcium/sodium antiporter: protein MIELLSGLFLLIAGAELMVRAAVRLAARLHLRPLIIGLTIVALGSSAPQMVVSLQAVQAHTPDIAVSSVIGSSIFNILVTLGLSALIIPLRVSRQLVRLDIPLMIGASLLVFVLAWNEELGRFDGILLLGALALYLGLLLRQSRHSTRPHSDQPHDPQAPWFTSLLMIVGGLGMLVFAGHLLLGAAVVVATDLGFSERVIGLTVVAVGTSLPELATSLIAALRGQRDIAVGNVIGANLFNLLGVLGLTALIAPTPLSVSPNALDFDLPVMLGVAALCLPVFYSGYRVTRAEGLLLLGLYLAYGLHVVSFTTGMPLAGKLERLMLFYVLPTLLAFLFFTSVRAWRRQHHKRDVP from the coding sequence GTGATCGAATTGCTCAGCGGGCTGTTCCTGCTGATCGCCGGCGCCGAACTGATGGTACGCGCCGCCGTGCGTCTGGCCGCGCGCCTGCATTTGCGGCCGCTGATTATCGGCCTGACCATCGTCGCCCTCGGCAGCAGCGCTCCGCAAATGGTCGTCAGCCTGCAAGCCGTGCAGGCGCACACGCCGGACATCGCCGTCAGCAGCGTGATCGGCAGCAGCATTTTCAACATTCTCGTCACCCTCGGCCTGTCGGCACTGATCATTCCGCTGCGGGTATCGCGACAACTGGTGCGCCTCGACATTCCACTGATGATCGGTGCCAGCCTGCTGGTGTTCGTGCTGGCATGGAATGAAGAGCTCGGGCGCTTCGACGGCATTCTGTTGCTCGGCGCCCTCGCCCTGTATCTCGGATTATTGCTGCGCCAGTCGCGGCACTCGACCCGCCCGCACTCCGATCAACCGCACGATCCGCAGGCACCGTGGTTCACCAGCCTGCTGATGATTGTCGGCGGTCTGGGCATGCTGGTGTTCGCCGGGCACTTGCTGCTGGGCGCCGCCGTGGTCGTGGCCACCGACCTGGGGTTCTCCGAACGGGTAATCGGCCTGACCGTGGTCGCGGTCGGTACCTCGCTGCCGGAACTGGCTACATCGTTGATCGCAGCGCTGCGCGGTCAGCGGGACATTGCAGTCGGCAACGTGATCGGCGCCAACCTGTTCAACCTGCTCGGAGTGCTGGGCCTCACCGCACTGATCGCGCCGACGCCGCTGTCGGTCTCGCCGAACGCACTGGATTTCGACCTGCCGGTGATGCTCGGCGTCGCGGCGCTGTGCCTGCCGGTGTTCTATTCCGGCTACCGCGTGACCCGGGCTGAAGGCTTGTTGCTGCTGGGTTTGTATCTGGCATACGGGCTGCACGTGGTGTCGTTCACCACCGGCATGCCACTGGCCGGCAAACTCGAGCGATTGATGCTGTTTTATGTGCTGCCGACGCTGCTGGCGTTTCTGTTTTTCACGTCCGTACGCGCCTGGCGCCGCCAACACCACAAGAGGGATGTGCCATGA